A stretch of DNA from Phocoena sinus isolate mPhoSin1 chromosome 5, mPhoSin1.pri, whole genome shotgun sequence:
CCTCCTGGCCCCTGGGTCTGAGCTGCTCCAGCCACAGAGCCAGGGGCGTGGAGGGGCCAGGAGGACCCAGGCGCTGGGCCCTGCTCCTTGTGAAGCCAGCGTCCTTGGACCTGGCCTTTCTTTCTCCAGCGGGAAGCCTGACCCTGGTGTGCCCTGTCCCTGGCCGCGTAGCTGGTGGTCCCCAACCAAAAGGGGAAAATAGGCCGGCATGGAGGACCTCAACCTTGGCTGTTGTCAGTCAGGTTCCTCCTCTCTCTCAGTCACCTGTGTCTCTAGGTGGCCCGCCAGTATTGACTTGTGGGAACGTACTTGTGAAGGTTAATCTTGAGGAGAGGGTTGGccaaatgctctttttttttttccccctgtatttAGCTAATGTTTTCACGTGGACTAAAGTCTAACTAAAAACCTAACTGGTTCTTTAGTGTTAACTACGTCTTTCTAAAAGCCAACAGTTCACCAAGGAAACAGACACTAGAACGACCAATGGAATTCTCCAGAAACCAGCAGTGGCCGATGCCAACCCCCCCTTCAGAGGACATGAGACCAGCCTCTGACGACAGGCATCGCAGCGGGCCCTCCTTGGCTCCCCAGGCCTGCCTGGATCCTGCAAGCTCTTCCCAGATGCCCAAAAGTGTTGAAAACCAGAGGCATTCTCCGGCACAAACGTCAGGCAGCCCTGAGCCCACCCAGGAAGAACACGTCCATCCTCATTCCTTAGAGGAAAGTGCTACCTCTACTTCCACAATTCTAGAAGACCCTCCCGGGATGGCATCCCAGGACAGAACAGAGGACCCGCTGAGAGCCACAGGAGAAAACTCGAGCGGGGTCGCTGCACCCTCTGCCGGGGCCGCTTCAGCTCCTGGTACCCACCCCGGCGGAGCCCGCGGAGCAGAGCCCCTCGTGGACCTGCCTAGCGAGGCCCCAGCTGGCCCCGTGGAGGCTGGAGGTGCCACGTTCCCCAGTCCTCAGAAGGAGGAGGCCGAAGGCCAAACGGCCGACTCTTTGAGGAGTGAGCCCATAAGGCTGGAATTTGACTTTTCTGATGTCACCATCAAAAGGCCGCCCCCGCTGAGGAAACGAGGGAAGACCCCGGCTCTCAGACCTCCCTCAAGGAGACCAGAGGCGAggcaggaaaaggaggaaaaggcccTCGTGGAGGCGGGCGAGGGTCCCGATCCCCCTCCCCGCGGGTCCAACAGCCTGGACCGGGACAAGCTGGACGACCCAGACTGTAACCCCGCCGGAGGTGACGGAGAGGCCGGCCCCCAGAGCACCCCAAGAGCGGGCCGGCCACAGAGGCCTCGTCTCCAAGCCGGTGAGCACGGGGTGGCAGTGGTGGGCGCGAGACCAGAGATGCCACCTGCAGCCCTGAGCAGGGGCCCCAGGGCAGCTGCCACAGCTCTTGGGGAATAGCGGGGAGGGGGTGCCCACGCTGTCTGAGATGCGTTCCCTGTGATGCATCCGGAAGGCCTAGCAAGATACCTAGCCGAGAGCCCCAGGATTCCCGCAGCACAGCTCGGGGAGCCGTCTCCCGGCGTGCTCCCCGGGGACGCCGCTCAGTGGCCGAGGGTGTGCCCAGCCGTCCAGCACCGGCTGCTGTTGCAGTTTCCTGGTAAAAAGGATAAATGGATCCTTGTGGTTTGCTTTTTCTTGAGTTGAAATGACCTCAGAGTGCCTTGTCTGCTTCTGAGGAGCGATGCTCTTGCAGATGAGGTCGGGGATGGCTTTGCGTTGGCCACCCGGCTGGGCCTCAAGCCTGGCtcctgggctggggggtgggggtggggcgctgGTGGCAGCTCGGTGCGGGATGGGGGGAGGTGTGGGGCACGGGCCCTGCTGACCCCGTCTCTTTAGGCAGGTGCTCTTGGCCTCGGCGGATGACACACCGGGGGTGCAGACCTCTGCAGGGACCGCAGAAGCGGCGGGCGAGGTACGGATGTGGGCTGGGCGTCCTCATGCTGTTGCCACGTCTGTGGGTCATCACGGGGCAGAGGCAGGCCGGTGGTgcccggggctggggggtggggcacgCTGCTTCCCCTGCTCCCCCCACGCCCACTCATCTTGATGAGCCCCTGCGGTGACCCCAACCTCCCTTCCAGGAGGGGACCACAGACGCTTCGGGGGCATCGGCTCCAACCAGCAGCCCGGGCAGCAAGCCACCAACCGTACCCACTGACCCCACAGCCACAACCCCCGGGGGCCAGAGCCCGGCCTGGACCTGAGTGGGGAGCACTTCTGGGACCCTGCTGAGGGTACGTCATTCACCCGTCCTCGAGGCCAGGGTACTAGAACCGTGTTCCGTGGCGCCCGCAGGCGGTCATTCTATGGGCAGCCCCGTCCCCTGACTTGAGTGATTCACATGGAAATTTCTGGTTTATCAACTATGGGCATTTTCAGGAGAACAGGACTAAGATctgtgatattaaaaatatatattttttaagccaACTTagaaaaacaggcagcaggcctgACTGACCCAGGCGGTACAGATACAGACACAGGAGGCAGCGGGAACTCGCTGAATCGAAGTGCTGTTTAAAACGAGACCCCGTAGAGATAAAAGGAGAAGCCCTGCCCGTCCACGCACCCTGGATGAGGGGTGGAAGAGTCGCGGGTCTGAGCTGCCTTCAGTGAGGACTTCCAACTGAGGTGCTTACAGGACATGAGGCAGCACGCCAGGATCTCAGTTTTGGTTACTTAAAACCCCCAGGCCTAGAGAAGGCAGGAGGCGAGTGTAGGGTTTCTGTGTGGCAGGGCCATCGTGGGGTCCTCCCTGTGCGGGCGGGACCAGGAACCGTGGGTCAGCTCCACTGGGCAGCCTGCTCCCCGGCCAGGGACCCTAGACACGTGACTCGGGGTTTGTGTCCTGTGATGTTTCCAAGTCCCTCGTGTCGCATTGTGTGAGgacttccttttatggctgagtaatatcccccGTGTGGATAGACCGcatcttgtttcttcttttaccaGTAATTTCCACTCTTTGGCTCGTATGAATGAGGCTGCTGGGAACACTCACGTACACGTTTTGTGTGAGCATACGTTTCCCATCTTTTTTGGGGCAGACGTACCCTGAAGGGGACGTGGTAACACTGTGTAACTGTTTGTTCCCCGCGGGGTCCGCACCCTCTACTCTGCCCCCGCATGGTTTGAGGGTCTGGGTCTGCACCCCACTGTCCCGGTGGGTGTGCAGTGCAGTCTCGGCGTGTTTGGGTCTGTTTCCCTGCTGACTGACGTTGACCTTTCGtgtctcttctttggagaagcatCTGCTCGGGTCCTTTGCCTGTTTgttaattgagttgtttttttttatagagTTGTAAAGATTTCTTGTATAATCTGGGTAAGAATTCTTTGGGTACATGATTCACaaaaattctctctttctttcttcatttggctcatcgggtcttagttgcggtactcGGGATCTTCATGAGGACAcccgggctctgtagttgtggcgcgtgggcttagttgctccgcggcatgtgggatcctagttccccaaccagggatcaaacccacgtcccctgcaggcagattcttgaccactggaccaccagggaagtccctctcttcactttcttgatggtgtccgtGGAAGCACGAACGTTAACTTTCCAGCCCCATCTCTTCTGTTGCTGcttgtggttttggtgtcaattctaagaaatcattgccaaatccagtgtcacGGAGATTTGCCCTCGCGTTttccttctaagaattttatggttttagctcatatatttaggtctttgatccattttgagttaatttttgtctatggtgtgaGTTACCCTTAGGTTTTTTAAGCAAAGGTCACATTATCAGAAATTAAAGGACTCTTTTTCAGCGTGGTTttacacagtggttctcaaccgggGCGATTTGGACCCCAGGGGACACTTCTGGTTGTCACGCCCCCAGGAGTGCTGTCAACACCCTGCGGGACACGGCACGGCCCCATGGAACCATACAGCCCCAAGCGTCCTGAGCCTGCGGACAGCAACCCCGCTCTATAGCAAAGGGCCGTCAGTCAAGGGTGGACGGGGAGGGGTGCCACTCCGAGCGCACAGCCCGAGTGCTGGCAGTGAGATGCAGCTGGCGCCTCCCTTTCAGTTCTAGGCACGGGGGCCGAGTGGATTACCTGGAGCAGTTCGGGGCGTCCTCGGTAAGTTCCCGGCGCCTTCGCGGCGGCCTTTCCTCAAGTGCCAGTCTCAAAAGGGGCTCTTTTCTAGAACAGCCCCGGGCCGCGATTCCTCAACCGCAAGCACGTGTCCACGTCTGTACCGGACGTGGCGGGCGGCCCGGCTGCTTCCGCCGCTCTGCCCGCAGGCCACTCGGGTCAGGGCGGCTCCCGGGCGGGACGTGGGGCGGGGCGTGGAGGCTGTCATGTCAGGGGCACCGGTGACCCTGCTCCTTCCCTGCAGTTTAAGGAGTCGGCCCTGAGGAAGCAGTCCTTGTACCTTAAGTTTGACCCGCTCCTGCAGGACAGCCCCCGGGGGCCGGCGCCTGTGGCCCCGGAGCCCAGCAGGTGCGCTGCGGCGAGGCCGTGTGACGATGGGAGCACCCTGCCGCAGGGAGGGGGGGCAGAGACAGTGGCCGGGCCCCAGCTGCCCTGGCCGAGCTCGTAAACAAGTTTGTAAGCGGGTCTGTGCTCTTCTGTGCCCGTGCAGCCCCTCCGACAGCAGAGGTGGGCAGCCTGATTGGCCTGCATGGCCCACGTGTCCAGAATATTGACCCCGTGGTCCTGGGGGAGAGTCCGGGCCGACCCCTATGCACGCAGACAGCATGCGTGTTCTCTTCTGGTCTCAGTGCACGGGACACAGACGCGCATTCCTCGGGAAGCCCCCCGGAGGCCCAGCTGCTGGACC
This window harbors:
- the TACC3 gene encoding LOW QUALITY PROTEIN: transforming acidic coiled-coil-containing protein 3 (The sequence of the model RefSeq protein was modified relative to this genomic sequence to represent the inferred CDS: inserted 3 bases in 3 codons; deleted 1 base in 1 codon); the encoded protein is MPGDGGHRSHCPPAYGLSSTHAWQAAVTENSSDHRAQRAVTPEAEPHGRDLLLDLPLLAVPHLTPDATCFGNLGSTLPAPLIPENPLAPGHQPSSPPGPAPSAQEPPPRNVTGDKSTENCDFLFSPLELTGRSSVLRLSQKENVPPKSTAKAMKVTFQTPLRDPQTHRILSPSTGSKLEAXFALGDTIGLENCHQVWTQKENQQFTKETDTRTTNGILQKPAVADPTPPSEDMRPASDDRHRSGPSLAPQACLDPASSSQMPKSVENQRHSPAQTSGSPEPTQEEHVHPHSLEESATSTSTILEDPPGMASQDRTEDPLRATGENSSGVAAPSAGAASAPGTHPGGARGAEPLVDLPSEAPAGPVEAGGATFPSPQKEEAEGQTADSLRSEPIRLEFDFSDVTIKRPPPLRKRGKTPALRPPSRRPEARQEKEEKALVEAGEGPDPPPRGSNSLDRDKLDDPDCNPAGGDGEAGPQSTPRAGRPQRPRLQAGEHGVAVVGARPEMPPAALSRGPRAAATALGEYDALADEVGDGFALATRLGLKPGSWAGGQVLLASADDTPGVQTSAGTAEAAGEEGTTDASGASAPTSSPGSKPPTVPTDPTATTXRGPEPGLDLSGEHFWDPAEVLGTGAEXDYLEQFGASSFKESALRKQSLYLKFDPLLQDSPRGPAPVAPEPSSARDTDAHSSGSPPEAQLLDLDFTGAPDVPTLGPAPCDLGPRAPLLPVGPIVDVLQYSQKDLDTAVRARGGWATQKENEALRVRCTALQEKILEMGKIMDAFEGTVYQAMEEAQKQKELAKAEIQKVLRDRDQLTADLHSTEKSFSDLFKRFEKQKEVIEGYRTNEESLKKCVEDYIGRIEKEGQRYQALKAHAEEKLQLANEEITQVRSKAQAEALALQAVLRKEQMRVHSLEKVVEQKTKENDELTRICDDLISKMERI